In one Chryseobacterium camelliae genomic region, the following are encoded:
- a CDS encoding sulfite exporter TauE/SafE family protein, giving the protein MSEIIILFLGAISAGLLGSLTGLGGGVIIIPLLTLGFGVPMHYAIGASLISVIGTSSGAAVAFVKEGFTNMRIGMFLEIATTAGAIIGALVSGMLNPNTIGIIFASILLLTVILNLKGKPDHQEPVIKGSLEDKLKLFGTFPDKGVIKSYSARNTVPGFLMMMFAGAMSGLLGIGSGALKVLAMDNMMKLPFKVSTTTSNFMIGVTAVASALIYFQRGEIIPAIVAPVLIGVVVGSVIGSKTLMVSKTKKLKTFFAIVITILSVYMMYKGITKSFS; this is encoded by the coding sequence ATGTCAGAAATCATTATTCTCTTCCTAGGAGCAATTTCAGCTGGACTTTTAGGTTCACTGACCGGTTTAGGAGGAGGGGTTATCATTATTCCTTTATTAACGCTGGGTTTCGGCGTTCCTATGCATTATGCAATCGGTGCTTCTTTAATCTCTGTGATCGGAACTTCTTCAGGAGCCGCAGTTGCGTTCGTAAAAGAAGGTTTTACCAATATGAGGATCGGAATGTTTTTAGAGATTGCCACAACCGCCGGAGCCATCATAGGAGCCTTGGTTTCCGGAATGCTTAATCCGAATACCATCGGAATTATTTTTGCGAGCATTCTTCTTCTGACCGTTATTTTGAATTTAAAAGGTAAGCCTGATCATCAGGAACCTGTCATAAAAGGAAGTCTGGAAGACAAATTAAAGCTATTCGGAACTTTCCCTGATAAAGGTGTTATAAAAAGCTATTCTGCAAGAAATACAGTACCCGGATTTTTGATGATGATGTTTGCAGGCGCAATGTCCGGACTTTTAGGAATCGGTTCTGGAGCACTGAAGGTTTTAGCTATGGATAACATGATGAAATTACCTTTCAAGGTTTCTACTACCACGAGCAATTTTATGATCGGTGTAACGGCAGTTGCCAGTGCTCTGATTTATTTTCAAAGAGGAGAAATCATTCCGGCAATCGTAGCTCCCGTATTGATCGGAGTTGTTGTGGGAAGCGTTATCGGATCAAAAACACTCATGGTGTCCAAGACAAAAAAGCTGAAAACATTTTTTGCGATTGTGATCACAATTTTGTCGGTGTATATGATGTATAAAGGGATTACTAAAAGCTTCAGTTAA
- a CDS encoding DUF1634 domain-containing protein, producing the protein MRKIFTDADLNRSVGNLLRLGVILSVATSLIGFVKLFLEGFKMPEKYSSLAVGSSSEKVWSQFWNSLCKGEGVAIIQLGILLLIFTPLMRIIFALIGYLKEKDYIYVIISSIVLAIMAVSFFTGYAH; encoded by the coding sequence ATGAGAAAGATTTTCACAGATGCAGACCTGAACCGTTCCGTCGGAAACCTTTTAAGGCTGGGCGTTATTTTGTCCGTTGCCACTTCATTAATAGGATTTGTTAAATTATTTTTAGAAGGCTTCAAAATGCCCGAAAAATACTCCAGTCTTGCCGTAGGATCTTCTTCCGAAAAAGTTTGGAGCCAGTTTTGGAATTCTCTTTGTAAAGGAGAAGGAGTAGCCATTATTCAGTTAGGAATCCTGCTTTTGATTTTCACTCCTTTAATGAGAATTATTTTTGCTCTAATCGGCTACCTGAAAGAAAAAGACTACATTTACGTCATCATTTCTTCCATCGTTTTGGCAATTATGGCTGTAAGCTTCTTTACGGGTTACGCGCATTAA
- the bla gene encoding subclass B3 metallo-beta-lactamase, with product MKKYAVLFALALASQLFQGQIVNEPKNHPKEWSKPYEPFRIAGNLYYVGTYDLASYLIVTDKGNILINTGLADSLPMIKNNIKKLGFKYQDTKILLLTQAHYDHLGAMAAIKKETGAKLYVNQADAEVVKSGGKSDYEMGKYGITFAPIHPDYLLKDKDVISLGNAQLMMLHHPGHTKGSCSFLFETKDQKRKYKVLIANMPTIIVDKNFSEVTAYPSIEKDYEYTLNAMKNLDFDIWVASHASQFGLLEKRKPKDQYNPAIFMNKKEYMDEVDSLEKAFLKKKSGKKNN from the coding sequence ATTAAAAAATATGCAGTATTGTTTGCACTTGCATTGGCGAGTCAGTTGTTTCAAGGTCAGATTGTAAATGAGCCTAAGAATCATCCGAAAGAATGGTCAAAACCTTATGAGCCTTTCAGGATTGCAGGAAACTTGTACTATGTGGGAACTTATGATCTGGCCTCGTATCTTATTGTGACGGATAAGGGGAATATTTTGATCAATACCGGACTTGCCGATTCGCTCCCTATGATTAAAAATAATATCAAAAAACTTGGTTTTAAATATCAGGATACTAAAATATTACTGTTGACTCAGGCACATTATGATCATCTGGGTGCGATGGCTGCGATAAAGAAAGAAACCGGAGCAAAATTATATGTGAACCAGGCTGATGCAGAGGTTGTGAAAAGCGGAGGGAAGTCCGATTACGAAATGGGAAAATATGGAATAACCTTTGCTCCAATTCATCCGGATTACCTTTTAAAAGACAAAGATGTTATCAGTCTTGGAAATGCTCAGCTGATGATGCTTCATCATCCGGGACATACGAAAGGTTCTTGCAGCTTTTTGTTTGAAACCAAAGATCAGAAACGAAAATATAAAGTTTTAATTGCCAATATGCCGACCATTATTGTCGACAAGAATTTTTCTGAAGTTACGGCCTATCCAAGCATTGAAAAAGATTACGAATACACTTTAAATGCAATGAAAAACTTGGATTTTGATATTTGGGTTGCTTCCCACGCCAGTCAGTTTGGATTGCTCGAAAAACGTAAGCCCAAAGATCAGTATAATCCTGCTATTTTTATGAATAAAAAGGAATATATGGATGAAGTTGATTCTTTGGAAAAAGCTTTTCTTAAGAAAAAATCGGGTAAAAAAAACAATTAA
- a CDS encoding VOC family protein yields the protein MKIHHIAIIGSNYEVSKKFYTEIVGLSIIREVYREERQSYKLDLAIGDHYVIELFSFPDSPARPSRPEACGLRHLAFSVENVSEKRKELIEKGLSCEEIRVDEFTGKKFFFTQDPDQLPLEFYEM from the coding sequence ATGAAAATCCATCATATTGCCATTATTGGCTCTAACTATGAAGTCTCCAAAAAGTTTTATACTGAAATTGTAGGGCTGAGCATCATTCGTGAAGTATATCGGGAAGAAAGACAATCTTACAAGCTGGATTTAGCCATTGGAGATCATTATGTGATTGAGCTTTTTTCTTTTCCTGATTCTCCGGCGAGACCTTCCAGACCGGAAGCATGTGGACTGAGACATCTTGCTTTTTCGGTTGAAAATGTGAGTGAGAAACGTAAGGAATTAATTGAAAAAGGATTAAGCTGTGAAGAGATCAGGGTAGATGAATTTACAGGTAAAAAATTTTTCTTTACCCAGGATCCGGATCAATTGCCTTTAGAGTTTTATGAAATGTAA
- a CDS encoding nuclear transport factor 2 family protein, which translates to MNKIFAITLLLGGLCFGQQNQNQEIEKPIRNLFLGMKNIDPELLKTAFSDTAILQTITKDGVKNEEIKDFIASISKMAKNDLDERITIEAIHVDGNLASVFTPYSFYFKGKFSHCGANSFQLVKQNGEWKIQYLIDTRRKDNCKEIK; encoded by the coding sequence ATGAATAAAATATTCGCTATTACCTTATTGCTCGGAGGTCTTTGTTTCGGACAGCAAAATCAGAACCAGGAAATTGAAAAACCAATCCGGAACTTATTTCTGGGAATGAAAAATATTGATCCCGAATTATTAAAAACAGCTTTTTCCGATACTGCAATTCTCCAGACGATTACAAAAGACGGGGTGAAAAATGAAGAAATAAAAGATTTTATAGCTTCGATCTCAAAAATGGCAAAGAATGACCTGGATGAAAGAATCACGATTGAAGCAATTCATGTGGACGGAAATCTGGCAAGTGTTTTTACCCCGTATTCATTTTATTTTAAAGGAAAATTTTCACATTGCGGAGCCAATAGCTTCCAATTGGTAAAACAAAATGGGGAGTGGAAAATCCAATATTTAATTGATACAAGAAGAAAGGACAACTGTAAAGAAATTAAATAA
- a CDS encoding GIY-YIG nuclease family protein, translated as MIEFPEGIFTFYVYILTNKRKTVLYTGVTGNLHQRLYQHSTKQNSNSFTARYNVEFLIYYEKFGWIQQAIEREKEIKNLSRNKKLELIRNVNPNLDFWNHLFENIL; from the coding sequence ATGATAGAGTTTCCAGAGGGAATTTTCACATTTTATGTTTATATCCTCACCAACAAAAGAAAAACTGTTTTATATACAGGCGTTACCGGAAACTTACATCAAAGGTTATATCAACATTCAACAAAGCAAAATTCAAATAGTTTTACGGCAAGATATAATGTTGAATTTTTAATTTATTATGAGAAATTTGGATGGATTCAGCAAGCAATTGAAAGAGAGAAAGAAATTAAAAACTTATCAAGAAATAAAAAATTAGAATTGATAAGAAATGTAAATCCCAATTTAGATTTTTGGAATCACTTATTTGAAAATATATTGTAA
- a CDS encoding diphosphomevalonate/mevalonate 3,5-bisphosphate decarboxylase family protein has translation MAQEFLGKKEFTINNQTVSESCPSNIALIKYWGKYDHQIPANPSISYTLNHCKTNTTIEFLAGEPFSVQTFLAGNEEVKFAEKIEKYFKNIEQYLPWILQGKYIIKTENTFPHSSGIASSASGFGAIAKCLMKLDEVFSGKDSEEESVRKASFLARLGSGSACRSLYNGLVVWGESQVRGSSDLFAVQYPNDEIHDIFKNFNDWVLLIHEGQKSVSSTVGHGLMNTNPYAERRFQEARENFGPMKEILANGDMQSFIKLVEHEALTLHAMMMMSEPAFILMKTETLEVINKIWDFRRITGLPLFFTLDAGANVHLLFPNDLEQNKIEDFINQELLPFTQNNGVVKDVMRF, from the coding sequence ATTGCACAAGAATTTTTAGGAAAAAAAGAATTTACAATAAATAATCAAACGGTTTCAGAAAGCTGTCCGTCAAATATTGCCCTGATTAAATATTGGGGAAAATATGATCACCAGATTCCTGCGAACCCAAGTATCAGTTATACATTAAATCATTGTAAAACCAATACAACCATTGAGTTTTTAGCTGGTGAACCATTCTCTGTTCAGACTTTTTTAGCCGGAAATGAAGAGGTGAAATTTGCTGAGAAAATAGAAAAATACTTTAAAAATATAGAGCAGTATCTTCCCTGGATTTTACAGGGAAAGTACATCATCAAAACTGAAAATACCTTTCCTCACAGTTCGGGAATTGCAAGCTCGGCTTCAGGATTTGGAGCGATTGCAAAATGCCTGATGAAACTGGATGAAGTATTTTCAGGAAAAGATTCGGAAGAAGAATCAGTAAGAAAAGCGTCTTTTTTAGCAAGATTAGGAAGCGGAAGTGCTTGCAGAAGCTTGTACAACGGATTGGTCGTTTGGGGAGAATCTCAGGTAAGAGGAAGTTCAGATTTATTTGCGGTTCAATATCCGAATGACGAAATTCACGATATATTCAAAAACTTTAATGATTGGGTTTTACTCATTCATGAAGGACAGAAAAGTGTTTCTTCCACAGTAGGACACGGTCTGATGAATACGAATCCTTATGCGGAAAGAAGATTCCAGGAAGCAAGAGAAAACTTCGGTCCTATGAAGGAGATTCTAGCCAATGGAGATATGCAGAGCTTTATCAAATTGGTGGAGCACGAAGCATTAACGCTTCATGCCATGATGATGATGAGCGAGCCTGCGTTTATCCTGATGAAAACAGAAACCTTGGAAGTGATTAATAAAATCTGGGATTTCAGGAGAATTACAGGATTGCCATTGTTTTTTACGCTTGATGCAGGTGCGAATGTACATTTGCTTTTCCCGAATGATCTGGAGCAAAACAAAATTGAAGACTTTATCAATCAGGAGCTTTTACCATTTACCCAAAACAATGGAGTAGTAAAAGATGTGATGAGGTTTTAA
- a CDS encoding AMP-dependent synthetase/ligase — translation MNLAEAIIHKNVEKHAIKAAIGFKKKEAGWKELSWKKFSEIICKTANALKEAGVQENDKVAIYSDNSSEWIIFDLAAMSIGAITVPIYSTNNAEQAEHIIRDSGSKAILVGNQAQYDACLELLQKEDNPLQTIIISKKAVWIKKEFNSFYLEDFIAKSSPKLEFCKKEEGDVATLIYTSGTTGTPKGVMLTHGNFIKAFDAHFEFFKFKNFEEELSLAFLPLSHVFERSWSLLCLYGGARVYFLEDPKNIAKTLEEVKPTMMCAVPRFFQKIYAGVLEKAEEGSSLKKKIFNWAREIGWQTAELKRNEQKIPLGLKIKETLAEMLVFSKVKEKMGGRLWFLPCGGASLSPEVTKFFESIGIHVTVGYGLTETTATLTLFPLTHFEHGTSGKALPGVEIRIGQDDEIQARGNGIMKGYYNKPEETQKVFTEDGWFKTGDAGKIDDKGNLTITDRLKDLMKTSNGKYIAPQQIENLLTNNNFIQQIVLIAEARQFVSALIVPNFEFLQDFIRKNNISFTNWTEVVKNEKVRHFYKEKIHELQSHLSDFEKVKKFTLMPAEFEINSGEITPTLKIKRNVVLKKYADIIEKMY, via the coding sequence ATGAATCTTGCAGAAGCAATCATCCATAAAAACGTAGAGAAGCATGCCATAAAAGCTGCTATTGGCTTCAAAAAGAAAGAAGCAGGCTGGAAAGAATTAAGCTGGAAAAAATTCAGTGAAATTATCTGTAAAACAGCTAATGCGTTAAAAGAAGCAGGAGTTCAGGAGAATGATAAAGTAGCGATCTATTCTGATAATTCTTCCGAGTGGATCATTTTTGACCTTGCTGCGATGTCAATTGGTGCTATTACGGTTCCTATTTATTCGACTAATAATGCGGAACAGGCAGAGCATATCATCAGGGATTCCGGTTCAAAAGCTATTTTGGTGGGTAATCAGGCTCAGTATGATGCTTGTCTGGAGCTGTTACAAAAAGAAGATAATCCTCTTCAGACCATTATTATCTCTAAAAAAGCAGTTTGGATTAAAAAAGAATTCAACAGCTTTTATCTGGAAGATTTTATTGCCAAATCCTCTCCCAAACTTGAATTTTGTAAAAAAGAGGAAGGAGATGTTGCGACCTTAATTTACACTTCAGGAACAACAGGAACTCCGAAAGGTGTAATGCTGACCCACGGAAATTTCATTAAAGCTTTCGATGCCCATTTTGAATTTTTTAAATTTAAAAACTTTGAGGAAGAGCTTTCACTGGCATTTTTACCATTAAGTCACGTTTTCGAAAGAAGCTGGAGCTTACTGTGTTTGTACGGAGGAGCTCGTGTATACTTCCTTGAAGATCCGAAAAATATTGCTAAAACTTTGGAAGAGGTAAAGCCTACCATGATGTGTGCGGTACCGAGATTTTTCCAGAAAATTTATGCAGGCGTATTGGAAAAAGCGGAAGAAGGTTCATCATTAAAGAAAAAAATCTTTAACTGGGCACGTGAAATTGGCTGGCAAACTGCAGAATTAAAAAGAAATGAACAGAAAATTCCTTTAGGGTTAAAAATAAAAGAAACGTTGGCTGAAATGCTTGTTTTCAGTAAAGTTAAGGAGAAAATGGGTGGGAGACTTTGGTTTTTGCCTTGTGGTGGAGCCTCTTTATCTCCCGAAGTAACCAAATTCTTCGAATCCATAGGAATTCATGTTACTGTTGGGTATGGATTAACAGAAACTACAGCGACGCTGACGTTATTCCCCTTAACTCATTTTGAACACGGAACAAGCGGAAAAGCTTTACCGGGAGTAGAGATCCGTATCGGTCAGGATGATGAGATCCAGGCAAGAGGAAATGGAATCATGAAAGGGTACTACAACAAACCTGAAGAAACCCAAAAAGTCTTTACCGAAGACGGATGGTTTAAAACCGGGGATGCAGGGAAAATTGATGATAAAGGAAACCTTACCATTACAGACCGCTTGAAAGATTTGATGAAAACTTCCAATGGGAAATACATTGCTCCGCAACAGATCGAAAATTTGTTGACGAATAATAATTTCATTCAGCAGATTGTTTTAATTGCAGAAGCAAGGCAGTTTGTTTCCGCATTAATTGTTCCTAACTTTGAGTTTTTACAGGATTTTATCAGGAAAAATAATATTTCATTTACCAACTGGACAGAGGTCGTGAAGAATGAAAAAGTACGTCATTTTTATAAAGAAAAAATACACGAATTACAGTCTCATTTGTCAGATTTTGAAAAAGTGAAAAAATTCACTTTAATGCCTGCGGAATTTGAAATTAATTCAGGAGAAATAACGCCTACATTGAAAATAAAAAGAAATGTAGTGCTGAAAAAGTATGCTGATATTATTGAAAAGATGTACTAA
- a CDS encoding NAD-dependent epimerase/dehydratase family protein — translation MVFVTGATGILGRIIVLELLKKGKNVRASKRSTSNLNEVKHSYTYYTENPDDFFNKIEWVDVDFDDIYSLQNALKDVEEVYHCAAKVSFHPRDEKEMYHTNVKGTENLLYACDSSGVKKFLHVSSIAVLDNFNEKGELDETSDFNPKEEHSAYAISKHLSEMEVWRASAEGLNTIIINPGMIVGSGNWGNSSGNIFPTFEKNSFTFSGGTSYVDVRDVARIAIELMEKNTFGERFILISENKKYADLGKQIRSALGLKEAKILSKFQLNIGRLANILFGWLVPSLRIITKSNIEAISTLNVISNQKITKKLDCQFIPLTESIDFHLKNYINDKKLKK, via the coding sequence ATGGTTTTTGTAACGGGAGCGACCGGAATTTTAGGCAGGATAATCGTTTTGGAACTTCTTAAAAAAGGAAAAAACGTACGTGCTTCGAAAAGGTCGACAAGCAATTTAAATGAAGTAAAACATTCGTATACCTACTATACGGAAAATCCCGATGATTTTTTTAATAAGATTGAATGGGTGGATGTAGACTTCGATGATATATATTCGCTTCAGAATGCCTTAAAAGATGTGGAAGAAGTATATCATTGCGCTGCAAAAGTAAGTTTTCATCCCAGAGATGAAAAAGAAATGTATCATACCAATGTAAAGGGTACGGAAAATCTTTTGTATGCCTGTGACAGTTCCGGTGTGAAAAAATTTCTTCATGTCAGCTCAATTGCCGTACTGGATAACTTTAATGAAAAAGGAGAACTAGACGAAACATCCGACTTTAATCCTAAAGAAGAGCATTCTGCCTATGCGATTTCAAAACATCTTTCTGAAATGGAAGTTTGGAGAGCGTCTGCAGAAGGATTAAATACGATCATCATTAATCCCGGAATGATTGTAGGAAGCGGAAACTGGGGAAACAGCAGTGGAAATATTTTCCCGACTTTTGAGAAAAACAGTTTTACATTTTCCGGAGGAACAAGCTATGTGGATGTAAGAGATGTGGCAAGAATTGCGATTGAACTGATGGAAAAAAATACTTTCGGAGAACGTTTCATCCTGATTTCTGAAAATAAAAAATATGCTGATTTAGGAAAACAAATCAGATCAGCATTAGGGCTCAAAGAAGCTAAAATTCTTTCAAAATTTCAATTGAACATAGGCAGATTGGCCAATATACTTTTCGGATGGCTCGTTCCGTCACTGAGAATTATTACCAAATCCAATATTGAGGCTATCTCAACATTGAATGTGATTTCAAACCAGAAAATCACAAAAAAACTTGATTGTCAATTTATCCCTTTAACGGAAAGTATTGATTTTCATTTGAAAAATTATATTAACGACAAAAAGCTGAAGAAATAA
- a CDS encoding alpha/beta fold hydrolase has protein sequence MEILNSKIFGENLSSTPLLVFHGLFGMLDNWGSFGKDLGEFLPVHLIDLRNHGRSFHSEDMSHDDLADDIANYMSHYGMEKAFVLGHSLGGKAVMQFAIKYPEKVEKLIVVDISPKAYPPHHQGIIKALETVDFNTVASRSDVEAVLSQYIPERSTIQFLAKNLYWDENKKLNWRFNLKTLSEKYNEFVSNAIKYGVFDGESLFIAGEKSNYILPQDQFAIKQQFPKAKFVTIKNAAHWVQADNPVDFMTVVKDFLQID, from the coding sequence ATGGAAATTTTAAATTCAAAAATATTTGGCGAAAATCTTTCGTCTACACCGCTTTTAGTGTTTCACGGTTTATTTGGAATGCTTGATAACTGGGGAAGTTTCGGAAAAGATCTGGGAGAGTTTTTACCGGTTCATCTTATTGATTTGAGGAATCACGGAAGAAGTTTTCACTCTGAAGATATGTCTCATGATGATCTGGCAGACGATATTGCTAATTATATGAGTCACTACGGAATGGAAAAAGCTTTTGTTCTTGGGCATTCTTTAGGTGGAAAAGCGGTGATGCAATTTGCGATAAAATACCCTGAAAAAGTGGAAAAGCTTATTGTGGTTGATATTTCTCCAAAGGCGTATCCTCCACATCATCAAGGAATTATTAAAGCGTTGGAAACGGTTGATTTTAATACCGTAGCTTCAAGAAGTGATGTAGAAGCGGTTTTAAGTCAATATATTCCTGAAAGATCTACCATTCAGTTTCTTGCAAAAAATCTGTATTGGGATGAAAATAAAAAATTAAACTGGCGATTTAATCTTAAAACACTTTCTGAAAAGTACAATGAGTTTGTCTCCAATGCTATAAAATATGGGGTGTTTGACGGAGAATCTCTTTTTATTGCAGGGGAAAAATCCAATTATATTCTTCCACAGGATCAATTCGCAATAAAGCAACAATTTCCTAAAGCAAAATTTGTTACCATTAAAAATGCTGCACACTGGGTTCAGGCTGACAATCCTGTTGATTTTATGACTGTTGTTAAAGACTTTTTGCAGATTGATTAA
- a CDS encoding pyridoxine 5'-phosphate synthase: MTKLSVNINKIATLRNARGGETPSVTEAAIKIQEFGGQGITIHPRPDERHITRKDVYDLKPLVTTEFNIEGNPHRPFIDMVLEVKPEQVTLVPDADDAITSNAGWDTIKHLSFLTEIITEFKNAGIRTSIFLDPNPELVEYAAKAGADRIELYTEAYAKNYTLNKELAIKPYYETAVVAADYGLGLNAGHDLSLENLKYFADNIPNLLEVSIGHALVSEALYMGLENTVQAYLKRLAKW, encoded by the coding sequence ATGACAAAATTAAGTGTCAATATCAATAAAATTGCGACATTAAGAAATGCGAGAGGAGGTGAAACGCCAAGTGTGACGGAAGCGGCAATTAAAATTCAGGAATTCGGCGGGCAGGGAATCACGATTCATCCGCGACCGGACGAGAGACATATTACGAGAAAAGATGTATATGATCTGAAGCCTTTGGTAACTACAGAATTCAATATCGAAGGAAATCCTCATCGTCCGTTTATTGATATGGTGTTGGAGGTAAAGCCGGAGCAGGTAACTTTAGTTCCGGATGCAGATGATGCCATTACTTCAAATGCCGGTTGGGACACGATAAAACATTTAAGTTTTCTTACCGAAATCATTACTGAATTTAAAAATGCAGGAATTCGTACTTCAATTTTCCTGGATCCAAATCCGGAATTGGTAGAATATGCAGCAAAAGCAGGAGCTGACAGAATAGAACTGTATACGGAAGCTTACGCAAAAAATTATACTTTAAATAAAGAATTGGCTATTAAACCATATTACGAAACGGCCGTAGTGGCTGCAGATTACGGGTTAGGATTAAATGCAGGTCATGATTTAAGCTTAGAAAACCTAAAATATTTCGCAGATAATATCCCGAATCTGTTGGAGGTTTCCATTGGTCATGCTTTGGTTTCCGAAGCGTTGTATATGGGATTGGAAAATACCGTTCAGGCGTATTTGAAGAGATTGGCGAAGTGGTAG
- a CDS encoding mechanosensitive ion channel family protein, with product MNDQLQETKNFIQELSEQLYIYISKISPAGFDWIVHMIVKLAIIIALFLLVDFILKPVINFIFRFFQNEKKYPIIKSIYESKVSNSVAHFVALGVVASIQAFIFPPKAIPITNTFIIRSINLGVVLIIAGMLYRGLTAFRNYFSIKQDFYKIMALNAISETMKILGIFIFSIVGICVIFGIKGTTIVGSLGAITAVLVLVFRDTILGFVTGIHVATSKNMKVGDWIGIPKYNLEGTIEDITLLTTRIQSFDKTVSTIPTYDLMSTEVKNLQVMSESNTRRIKKSIIFNIKSFKFLDDEMFDKLLEINLLKDYLLRKKEEINKQRSNLSHSEKTINGQQLTNIGTFRKYAYEYLRHNKNIDQEGTVLVRQMEITSQGLPLEIYCFTNDSKWEHFEQIQSDIFDHLLVASQEFDLEVMQVNIKI from the coding sequence ATGAATGATCAATTACAAGAAACAAAAAACTTTATCCAGGAACTGAGTGAGCAGCTTTATATTTATATAAGCAAGATTTCACCTGCCGGTTTTGATTGGATTGTTCATATGATTGTAAAATTGGCAATCATTATTGCCTTATTTTTACTGGTAGATTTTATATTAAAACCTGTTATTAATTTTATTTTCCGTTTTTTTCAGAATGAGAAAAAATATCCGATCATAAAATCTATTTATGAATCAAAGGTGAGTAATTCTGTAGCACATTTTGTTGCCTTAGGTGTTGTGGCAAGTATACAAGCTTTTATATTTCCTCCTAAAGCAATACCGATTACTAATACATTTATCATCAGATCCATTAACTTAGGGGTTGTTTTGATTATTGCAGGAATGCTGTATCGCGGATTAACGGCTTTTAGAAATTACTTTAGCATAAAGCAGGATTTTTATAAAATCATGGCATTGAATGCTATATCAGAAACAATGAAGATTCTTGGGATTTTTATTTTTTCGATTGTAGGAATCTGTGTTATTTTTGGAATTAAAGGAACGACTATTGTCGGAAGTTTAGGAGCGATTACGGCGGTGCTGGTTTTGGTGTTCCGTGATACAATTTTAGGTTTTGTAACCGGGATTCATGTGGCGACTTCTAAAAATATGAAAGTGGGCGACTGGATCGGAATCCCGAAATATAATCTGGAAGGAACAATTGAAGATATTACTTTGCTTACTACGAGAATTCAGAGTTTCGATAAAACGGTTTCTACCATTCCTACATATGACCTGATGAGTACGGAAGTGAAAAACCTTCAGGTGATGTCTGAAAGTAATACGCGAAGAATAAAAAAATCGATTATTTTCAATATAAAATCATTTAAGTTTTTAGATGATGAAATGTTTGATAAGCTGTTGGAAATTAATTTGCTGAAAGACTATCTTCTACGGAAAAAAGAAGAAATCAATAAGCAGAGAAGCAATCTCAGTCATTCAGAAAAAACGATTAACGGGCAGCAGCTTACCAATATCGGGACTTTTAGAAAATATGCGTACGAATATCTGAGACATAATAAAAATATCGATCAAGAAGGAACTGTTTTGGTAAGACAGATGGAAATTACATCACAGGGATTGCCTTTGGAAATTTATTGCTTTACCAACGATTCCAAATGGGAACATTTTGAACAGATTCAATCAGATATTTTTGATCATCTGTTAGTTGCTTCTCAAGAATTTGACTTAGAAGTGATGCAGGTTAATATTAAAATTTAA